The following are encoded in a window of Microbacterium sp. LWO13-1.2 genomic DNA:
- a CDS encoding ComEA family DNA-binding protein: MTATESASGSNARRRLSIGAAVVLALVVLSGAVGMGILRGQAAPVESLPVAGDGDAPDVAGELYVHVLGEVEKPGLYLLDLDARLVDALAAAGGTTEAADLQAVNLARVVADGEQIIVPPMGEPGAPPGAAPPGDARIDLNAADQAALETLPRIGPALAQRIIAWRDENGRFQSVDDLLAVPGIGEKMLAGLREGVRV; the protein is encoded by the coding sequence GTGACAGCGACTGAGTCGGCATCCGGGAGCAATGCCCGGCGACGGCTGAGCATCGGCGCGGCCGTGGTGCTGGCGCTGGTCGTGCTCTCCGGCGCCGTGGGCATGGGAATCCTGCGCGGCCAAGCGGCACCGGTGGAATCGCTGCCGGTCGCCGGTGACGGGGATGCGCCCGACGTCGCCGGCGAGCTGTACGTGCACGTGCTCGGCGAGGTCGAGAAGCCCGGGCTGTACCTTCTCGACCTGGATGCGCGACTGGTCGACGCGCTGGCCGCAGCCGGTGGCACCACCGAGGCGGCCGACCTCCAGGCGGTCAACCTGGCGCGCGTGGTGGCGGACGGGGAGCAGATCATCGTTCCGCCGATGGGGGAGCCCGGTGCCCCACCGGGGGCGGCGCCACCGGGAGACGCGCGGATCGACCTGAACGCGGCCGACCAGGCGGCGCTCGAGACGCTGCCGCGGATCGGTCCTGCGCTGGCGCAGCGGATCATCGCGTGGCGAGATGAGAACGGGCGGTTCCAGTCCGTCGATGATCTTCTCGCCGTGCCGGGGATCGGCGAGAAGATGCTCGCGGGCCTGCGCGAGGGGGTGCGCGTGTGA
- a CDS encoding ComEC/Rec2 family competence protein, with amino-acid sequence MKARELRLVPLAAAVWGAALLCVLLPQVVWGCAVVCGMLALTLLGLLTARQRGRTELVRGGLAVVLLASAAATAVAVGFAAPSRTEVAAHDGRVVEVFAEISSSASIGQDGRLWFDARTTRAGPPDSATPASASVRIGVDPGDGFDLGARIRVVGEAMATDAGERAALIVFVSEAEIISPASGVFGVAAQVRHDFIERSVRLPEPGAGLLPGLAVGDTRAVPTDLNDDMRTSGLSHLTAVSGANCAIVVGAVFWLTALCRGGRTLRVVLSLSALASFVVLVTPEPSVVRAAVMAGFAMLTVLLGRPSAGSGVLAVCVVGILLVDPWLAATPGFALSAAASGALIVLARPLAAGLGRWMPEPLALAIAVPLAAQLVCGPIIALFAEQQSLIGLAANLLAAPAAPLATVIGLLACLAAPVPALADLLAASAWLPAAWIASTATTTAQLPGAQVLVVPGLGSSLLVAVLSAALGLVIIRPVQAPAFLRRLRAGAFAVVVSTLSLAGAHLVLTGPLVTATTPDGWSIAACDVGQGDALLVRSDDEVALIDTGPEAAPLAACLSSLGIERIDLLVLTHFDLDHVGGVDAVRGRVETVLHGPIGEEADQRMLNDLSAAGATAVDAATGMRGELGTASWRVLWPRPGSAAFPAGNDASIVWEISGGDVPRAIFLGDLAATPQRMLVASGQIRGAYTVVKVAHHGSADQDPGLYEALGPVAALFSAGADNDYGHPRQETIDILDAVGAHILRTDEQGRILLGLRDGELEVWTERNAGEEGAVTGSSVGDPG; translated from the coding sequence GTGAAGGCGCGCGAGCTGCGTCTCGTGCCGCTCGCCGCGGCCGTCTGGGGCGCCGCGCTCCTCTGCGTGCTCCTGCCGCAAGTGGTATGGGGGTGTGCCGTCGTGTGCGGGATGCTCGCGCTGACGCTTCTCGGGCTGCTCACCGCGCGGCAGCGTGGACGAACCGAGCTCGTCCGCGGAGGTCTCGCGGTCGTGCTGCTCGCGTCCGCGGCAGCGACAGCGGTGGCGGTCGGCTTCGCGGCGCCATCGCGAACCGAGGTCGCGGCGCACGACGGCCGCGTCGTCGAGGTGTTCGCCGAGATCAGCTCGTCGGCATCCATCGGCCAGGACGGTCGGCTCTGGTTCGACGCACGCACGACCCGCGCAGGACCGCCCGATTCCGCGACGCCGGCGTCCGCATCGGTGCGCATCGGCGTCGATCCCGGCGACGGCTTCGACCTCGGCGCCCGCATCCGTGTGGTGGGTGAGGCGATGGCGACGGACGCCGGTGAACGCGCCGCATTGATCGTCTTCGTGAGTGAGGCAGAGATCATCAGCCCGGCATCCGGAGTGTTCGGCGTCGCTGCCCAGGTACGACACGACTTCATCGAGCGCTCGGTGCGCTTGCCGGAACCAGGTGCCGGACTGCTTCCTGGACTCGCGGTCGGCGACACCCGGGCGGTGCCGACGGACCTCAATGACGACATGCGTACGAGCGGCCTGAGCCATCTCACCGCCGTGTCCGGCGCGAATTGTGCGATCGTCGTCGGTGCCGTGTTCTGGCTCACGGCGCTCTGCCGCGGTGGACGTACGCTGCGCGTCGTGCTGTCGCTCAGTGCGCTGGCTTCGTTCGTCGTGCTGGTCACGCCCGAACCGAGCGTTGTCCGGGCAGCGGTGATGGCCGGGTTCGCGATGCTCACCGTGCTTCTCGGCCGGCCGAGCGCCGGGAGCGGGGTACTTGCGGTCTGTGTCGTCGGGATACTGCTGGTCGATCCGTGGCTGGCGGCCACGCCGGGGTTCGCGCTGTCGGCGGCGGCCTCGGGCGCCCTGATCGTGCTGGCGCGCCCGCTGGCCGCAGGTCTTGGCCGATGGATGCCGGAACCTCTGGCGCTGGCCATCGCCGTGCCGCTCGCTGCGCAGCTCGTCTGCGGGCCGATCATCGCGCTCTTCGCCGAGCAGCAGTCGCTGATCGGCCTCGCGGCGAACCTTCTCGCCGCTCCGGCGGCGCCGCTGGCGACCGTGATCGGGCTGCTCGCATGTCTCGCCGCTCCGGTGCCCGCGCTCGCGGATCTGCTCGCAGCATCCGCCTGGCTGCCCGCCGCCTGGATCGCGTCGACCGCCACCACGACGGCGCAGTTGCCCGGCGCGCAGGTGCTCGTCGTCCCCGGCCTCGGAAGCTCCCTGCTCGTGGCCGTCCTCAGCGCGGCGCTGGGGCTCGTGATCATCCGCCCCGTTCAGGCGCCGGCGTTCCTGCGGCGGCTGCGCGCAGGGGCATTCGCGGTGGTCGTCAGCACGCTGTCTCTCGCCGGCGCGCATCTCGTGCTCACCGGGCCGCTCGTGACGGCGACCACGCCGGATGGATGGTCGATCGCCGCATGCGACGTCGGTCAAGGAGATGCCCTGCTGGTCCGTTCCGATGACGAGGTCGCCCTCATCGACACCGGCCCTGAAGCTGCCCCGCTGGCGGCATGCCTGAGCTCGCTCGGCATTGAACGTATCGATCTGCTCGTGCTCACGCACTTCGATCTCGATCACGTGGGTGGTGTCGATGCCGTGCGGGGGCGCGTGGAAACCGTTCTGCACGGTCCGATCGGGGAGGAAGCGGATCAACGGATGTTGAACGATCTGTCCGCCGCCGGTGCGACAGCGGTCGACGCTGCGACCGGGATGCGCGGAGAACTCGGCACCGCATCGTGGCGTGTGCTGTGGCCTCGGCCGGGCTCGGCGGCGTTCCCCGCGGGCAACGACGCCAGCATCGTCTGGGAGATCAGCGGAGGCGATGTGCCCCGTGCGATCTTCCTCGGGGACCTGGCGGCGACACCGCAGCGGATGCTCGTCGCATCGGGTCAGATCCGCGGCGCGTACACCGTGGTGAAAGTGGCCCATCACGGCAGCGCGGATCAGGACCCCGGGCTGTACGAGGCGCTGGGACCGGTGGCAGCCCTGTTCAGCGCGGGAGCGGACAACGACTACGGGCATCCCCGACAGGAGACCATCGACATCCTCGACGCAGTCGGCGCTCACATACTGCGCACCGATGAGCAGGGGCGCATCCTTCTCGGGTTGCGCGACGGCGAGCTGGAGGTGTGGACGGAGCGGAATGCGGGCGAAGAGGGGGCAGTCACCGGATCGAGCGTCGGCGACCCCGGGTAG
- a CDS encoding ABC transporter family substrate-binding protein codes for MKRHQKLMGIAALGGALALVMSGCAAGNGGGTEGEGEGPKTVTGADYNPQPRENLKQGGELRIPISNIAEQLNYFHSDGDARVTQVGTWFRPQVLLMDPDGTIKPNPAYLDDYSFGVEDGKTVLHFKVNEKAVWNDGTPIDVTAFEATWKANSGEDEAYLPNATDGWKEIESVEAGENDRDVIVTFKGEFAWPEMVYSQLLHPAVNTPELFNTAFIGDWHPEWGAGPYTIDNFDKNGGVVELVPNDKWWGEKPLLDKVSFIQMEPTAAVNALLNDEVDMAETGSAELLAQVADLEGVTTYSGQATANALFILNSETPALADLEVREAIMSAINLEQVKEIVFNGLNYTEEPAGSLTLFSFQPDYVNALEEAGRKDGDTEGANKILDDAGWTLGADGVREKDGVRLAITFPGHSDTETARARMVAVQAQLKEIGVEVTVDVRPSADFADDFTTKNWDMFFLNFTSSDPFGAAWYCQLYCSDSGLNLSGTGTEAIDKKIHEQVESLSDPVEQTKAAMKLESEIFAETWGVLPAFNGPEIWTVKNGLANLTPEPYVGLDLFGITPVENVGYEK; via the coding sequence ATGAAACGGCATCAGAAGCTGATGGGCATTGCAGCTCTCGGCGGCGCCCTTGCACTCGTCATGAGCGGATGTGCAGCAGGCAACGGCGGCGGCACCGAAGGCGAGGGCGAAGGTCCCAAGACCGTCACCGGCGCTGACTACAACCCGCAGCCCCGCGAGAACCTCAAGCAGGGTGGCGAGCTTCGCATCCCGATCTCGAACATCGCTGAGCAGCTGAACTACTTCCACAGCGACGGCGACGCCCGCGTGACGCAGGTCGGAACCTGGTTCCGCCCGCAGGTGCTGCTGATGGACCCGGACGGCACGATCAAGCCGAACCCGGCGTACCTCGACGACTACAGCTTCGGTGTCGAAGACGGCAAGACCGTCCTGCACTTCAAGGTCAACGAGAAGGCAGTCTGGAACGACGGCACGCCGATCGACGTCACCGCGTTCGAGGCGACTTGGAAGGCCAACAGCGGCGAGGACGAGGCTTACCTGCCCAACGCCACCGACGGCTGGAAGGAAATCGAGTCCGTCGAGGCCGGCGAGAACGACCGCGACGTCATCGTCACCTTCAAGGGCGAGTTCGCCTGGCCGGAGATGGTCTACTCGCAGCTGCTGCACCCCGCGGTGAACACGCCTGAGCTCTTCAACACGGCGTTCATCGGCGACTGGCACCCGGAGTGGGGCGCAGGCCCCTACACGATCGACAACTTCGACAAGAACGGCGGCGTCGTCGAGCTCGTTCCGAACGACAAGTGGTGGGGCGAGAAGCCGCTCCTCGACAAGGTCTCCTTCATCCAGATGGAGCCGACCGCTGCGGTCAACGCGCTGCTCAACGACGAGGTCGACATGGCCGAGACCGGCAGCGCCGAGCTGCTCGCTCAGGTCGCCGACCTCGAGGGCGTGACGACCTACAGTGGTCAGGCGACCGCGAACGCGCTGTTCATCCTGAACTCCGAGACTCCTGCCCTGGCAGACCTCGAGGTCCGCGAGGCGATCATGTCCGCGATCAACCTCGAGCAGGTCAAGGAGATCGTGTTCAACGGCCTCAACTACACCGAGGAGCCCGCAGGCTCGCTCACGCTGTTCTCGTTCCAGCCTGACTACGTCAACGCTCTGGAAGAGGCCGGCCGCAAGGACGGCGACACCGAGGGTGCCAACAAGATCCTCGATGACGCCGGCTGGACGCTCGGTGCAGACGGTGTCCGCGAGAAGGACGGCGTCCGCCTCGCGATCACGTTCCCGGGTCACAGCGACACCGAGACGGCACGCGCTCGTATGGTCGCAGTTCAGGCGCAGCTGAAGGAGATCGGTGTCGAGGTGACGGTGGACGTGCGTCCGTCGGCTGACTTCGCCGATGACTTCACGACGAAGAACTGGGACATGTTCTTCCTGAACTTCACCTCGTCCGACCCGTTCGGTGCTGCCTGGTACTGCCAGCTGTACTGCTCGGACAGTGGCCTGAACCTCTCGGGCACCGGCACCGAGGCGATCGACAAGAAGATCCACGAGCAGGTCGAGTCGCTTTCTGACCCGGTCGAGCAGACCAAGGCCGCGATGAAGCTCGAGTCCGAGATCTTCGCCGAGACCTGGGGTGTTCTGCCCGCGTTCAACGGACCGGAGATCTGGACCGTCAAGAACGGCCTCGCCAACCTCACGCCCGAGCCCTACGTGGGCCTCGACCTCTTCGGCATCACGCCGGTGGAGAACGTGGGATACGAGAAGTAA
- a CDS encoding alpha/beta hydrolase: MSIQVVFVHGIRTSRTMWLSQQAFLTEQGIHSVALDLPGHGSTLGETFTIEAALATVDAAVRKAALDGPVLLVGHSMGGLLCLATAGSADPPPIAGVVAASCTAFPRGAALRAYRLLASAMNALPGRGSWLTRRVLAATLPLETRDHFGAGGYAYDAQDAALRSLESLDLADAVQRIRVPLWYVNGQYDQLRVHETLFQRLAPHAELIVVPRSTHLVTAMRPGVFNAVLGLAVATIEQRVAAAS, encoded by the coding sequence GTGAGCATCCAGGTCGTCTTCGTGCATGGCATCCGCACGTCCAGAACGATGTGGCTGTCGCAACAGGCGTTCCTCACCGAGCAGGGCATCCACTCCGTCGCCCTCGATCTTCCGGGGCACGGCAGCACACTCGGTGAGACGTTCACCATCGAGGCGGCCCTGGCAACAGTGGATGCCGCGGTACGCAAGGCAGCACTCGACGGTCCAGTGCTGCTGGTGGGGCATTCGATGGGCGGGTTGCTCTGCCTGGCGACCGCCGGCTCGGCGGATCCGCCACCGATCGCTGGTGTGGTCGCTGCCTCCTGCACCGCCTTCCCGCGCGGTGCGGCGCTGCGCGCCTATCGGCTGCTCGCGAGCGCCATGAACGCGCTGCCCGGTCGGGGCTCGTGGCTCACCAGGCGGGTCCTTGCCGCAACGCTCCCCCTCGAGACGCGCGATCACTTCGGTGCCGGCGGCTACGCGTACGACGCGCAGGATGCCGCGCTGCGCAGCCTCGAGTCGCTGGATCTCGCGGACGCCGTACAGCGCATCCGCGTGCCCCTTTGGTACGTGAACGGCCAGTACGACCAGCTGCGCGTGCACGAGACGCTCTTCCAGCGGCTCGCACCGCACGCCGAACTCATCGTCGTGCCCCGATCGACGCACCTGGTCACTGCGATGCGCCCAGGGGTGTTCAACGCCGTGCTGGGGCTGGCTGTGGCGACGATCGAGCAGCGAGTCGCTGCAGCTTCATGA
- a CDS encoding MFS transporter has product MSTATRVGFRWMSLFSLAWLAIWTVQLTPVQLLLPLQLDTTEGDWITGVVSSGIVLGIGGLAGVIAGPVAGALSDRARAGRHRRRPWALGGVWLTAVCLVVTGFTEGPWAVGAAWIGVSVGVAVSSAAFTALIADQLPVTQRGAASAAVGSSQAVGIVFGVALVVLLGLDVLAGYLLLAAIIAVIGTAAALLLADPPSTAEMRPPRAAGRRLASLRDRDFAWMLSGRLVTNIGNALGTALFLFFLLHGLNQPSAAAQDNLLLLIVVYTVFVVLASVLTGIVSDRTGNRRGLTVAATVVQAASGVVIALTPTFEATMIAAALMGLGYGAFSTVGLAFAADLLPDEQDHARDLGIVNVTAALGQLIGPVLGAALVALVGGFWLVFVAAAVLSLLGGVLTAFARPRARS; this is encoded by the coding sequence GTGAGCACCGCGACGCGCGTCGGCTTCCGATGGATGTCGTTGTTCTCCCTGGCCTGGCTGGCGATCTGGACGGTTCAGCTCACGCCAGTCCAGCTGCTTCTTCCGCTGCAGCTGGACACGACCGAGGGTGACTGGATCACCGGCGTCGTCTCTTCGGGAATCGTGCTCGGGATCGGCGGTCTCGCCGGAGTCATCGCCGGACCCGTCGCCGGAGCTCTCTCCGATCGGGCCCGCGCCGGGCGGCATCGACGACGTCCCTGGGCCCTGGGTGGCGTCTGGCTCACCGCCGTCTGCCTTGTCGTCACGGGATTCACCGAAGGGCCCTGGGCGGTCGGCGCGGCGTGGATCGGCGTGTCGGTCGGTGTCGCCGTCTCGTCTGCGGCCTTCACAGCGCTGATCGCCGATCAGCTTCCCGTGACGCAGCGTGGCGCCGCCTCCGCCGCGGTCGGATCCAGTCAGGCGGTCGGAATCGTCTTCGGGGTGGCTCTCGTCGTTCTGCTGGGGCTCGACGTGCTCGCCGGATACCTGCTGCTTGCGGCAATCATCGCGGTGATCGGGACGGCCGCCGCGCTGCTGCTGGCGGACCCGCCCTCGACCGCGGAGATGCGGCCGCCGCGCGCAGCCGGACGCCGGCTGGCGTCGCTCCGCGACCGCGATTTCGCCTGGATGCTGTCCGGCCGACTCGTCACGAACATCGGGAATGCGCTGGGGACCGCACTCTTCCTGTTCTTCCTGCTGCACGGTCTGAACCAGCCGAGTGCCGCGGCGCAGGACAACCTGCTGCTGCTGATCGTCGTCTACACCGTCTTCGTCGTGCTCGCCTCGGTGCTCACCGGCATCGTCTCGGATCGCACGGGCAATCGGCGGGGGCTCACCGTGGCCGCCACTGTCGTGCAAGCGGCATCCGGTGTGGTCATCGCGCTCACTCCCACTTTCGAGGCGACGATGATCGCCGCCGCGCTGATGGGGCTCGGCTACGGCGCCTTCTCGACCGTCGGGCTCGCCTTCGCCGCTGACCTGCTGCCGGATGAGCAGGATCACGCACGCGACCTCGGCATCGTCAACGTGACGGCGGCTCTCGGCCAATTGATCGGTCCCGTGCTCGGTGCCGCGCTGGTGGCGCTGGTCGGCGGGTTCTGGCTGGTGTTCGTGGCGGCGGCCGTCCTGTCTCTCCTCGGGGGCGTCCTCACCGCATTCGCGCGTCCGCGCGCGCGATCATGA
- the holA gene encoding DNA polymerase III subunit delta, with the protein MAAPRSSSRGGAKPTKVPQVSWREPRPAPLVLVSGPEEICAERAIAGVRDYLRAEDPALEVSDIRADDYAPGTLLALASPSLFGEPRLLRVSGVEKCSDAFLQEAVSYLEQPQEGATIVLRHTGASVRGKKLLDALRAGTGGGIEIACPAIKRDSDRVDFAAGEFRTAKKRIAPAALRALVSAFADDLTELAAACQQLIGDVEGDISEDVVTKYYGGRVEVSAFVVADTAIAGRYGEALISLRHALASGADPVPMVAAFAMKLRTMARVAGNREPSRQLAQRLGMKDWQVDRARRDLSGWNERSLGMAIQATARADAEVKGAARDPIFALERMVTVIATRQPFGE; encoded by the coding sequence ATGGCTGCTCCGCGTTCCTCGTCCCGTGGCGGCGCGAAGCCGACGAAGGTTCCCCAGGTGTCCTGGCGAGAGCCGCGACCGGCCCCACTCGTGCTCGTCTCGGGTCCTGAGGAGATCTGCGCCGAGCGTGCGATCGCCGGTGTCCGGGACTATCTGCGCGCCGAGGATCCGGCCCTCGAAGTCAGCGATATCCGTGCCGATGACTACGCTCCTGGCACTCTGCTCGCACTCGCGTCCCCTTCGCTGTTCGGCGAGCCGCGACTCCTGCGGGTCTCGGGCGTCGAGAAATGCTCAGACGCCTTCCTGCAGGAGGCGGTGTCGTACCTCGAGCAGCCTCAGGAGGGTGCGACCATCGTGCTCCGGCACACCGGCGCGAGTGTCCGAGGGAAGAAGCTCCTCGATGCGCTTCGTGCCGGTACCGGTGGCGGCATCGAGATCGCCTGCCCGGCGATCAAGCGCGACAGCGACCGTGTCGACTTCGCTGCGGGCGAGTTCCGCACCGCCAAGAAGCGCATCGCCCCGGCGGCCCTTCGCGCCCTCGTCTCCGCCTTCGCCGACGACCTCACCGAGCTCGCCGCCGCATGTCAGCAGCTCATCGGTGATGTCGAGGGTGACATCAGCGAAGACGTCGTCACCAAGTATTACGGTGGCCGTGTCGAGGTGTCGGCGTTCGTCGTCGCCGACACGGCGATCGCCGGACGCTATGGCGAGGCGCTGATTTCGCTTCGGCACGCCTTGGCCTCCGGTGCCGATCCCGTGCCGATGGTCGCGGCCTTCGCGATGAAGCTCCGCACTATGGCTCGTGTGGCCGGAAACCGCGAACCCAGCCGGCAGCTCGCGCAGCGCCTCGGCATGAAGGATTGGCAGGTCGATCGCGCGCGCCGCGACCTGTCCGGCTGGAACGAGCGATCGCTGGGCATGGCGATCCAGGCGACCGCGCGGGCAGACGCCGAGGTCAAGGGCGCCGCGCGCGATCCGATCTTCGCCCTCGAGCGCATGGTGACGGTCATCGCGACCCGCCAGCCGTTCGGGGAATGA
- the rpsT gene encoding 30S ribosomal protein S20: MANIKSQIKRNKTNDKAHERNKAVKSELKTVIRTARAAVATGDKAAAEAALKTATRKLDKAVSKGVVHKNQAANRKSAIAKKVAAL; encoded by the coding sequence GTGGCAAACATCAAGTCGCAGATCAAGCGCAACAAGACCAACGACAAGGCTCACGAGCGCAACAAGGCCGTGAAGAGCGAACTCAAGACGGTCATCCGCACCGCTCGCGCGGCCGTCGCCACCGGCGACAAGGCTGCTGCCGAGGCCGCCCTGAAGACGGCTACGCGCAAGCTCGACAAGGCCGTCAGCAAGGGCGTCGTGCACAAGAACCAGGCAGCGAACCGCAAGTCGGCCATCGCCAAGAAGGTCGCCGCTCTCTGA
- a CDS encoding GH1 family beta-glucosidase: MLSDPTRLVFPPHFRWSTATSAFQIEGSRSADGRGRSIWDDFVDVPGAVKDGSKAEPSCDSYRHPEADITLVAGLGVDHYRFSIQWARVQPDGAGPANAAGLDHYSRFVDALLEAGVAPFPTLYHWEMPSAVEADGGWLNRDTAERFADYVALVADRLGDRVPQWYTLNEPAMTTLQGYATGALAPGKQLLFGALPTVHHQLLAHGRAAEVLQGRGARRVGLVNNHTWVLPLHDTDQDRAVAAVYDTIHNRIFSEPLLDGSYPDLEALGLPAMPVRSGDLELIGGSIDFYGVNFYNPTTVTAANGESPIPFDIVPTPGVPVTGFGPEWPIMPEALRDLLIDLHRRHPQLPPVIIGENGASFPEPESAGRVEDADRIGYLTGHITAVAEAIEAGVPVTEYTVWSLLDNWEWADGYTQRFGLVHVDFATGERTRKASYDWYRDFIADARAGASSARDAEVAQ; this comes from the coding sequence ATGCTTTCCGATCCCACCCGGCTGGTCTTCCCGCCCCACTTCCGCTGGTCCACGGCGACCTCGGCCTTCCAGATCGAAGGGTCTCGCAGCGCGGACGGGAGGGGGAGGTCGATCTGGGACGACTTCGTGGACGTGCCGGGGGCCGTGAAGGACGGCTCCAAGGCCGAGCCCTCCTGCGACAGCTACCGACACCCGGAAGCCGACATCACGCTCGTCGCCGGCCTCGGCGTGGATCACTACCGTTTCTCGATCCAGTGGGCACGAGTGCAGCCGGACGGCGCCGGCCCCGCGAACGCCGCGGGGCTCGATCACTACTCCCGCTTCGTCGACGCGTTGCTCGAAGCCGGCGTCGCCCCTTTTCCCACGCTGTATCACTGGGAGATGCCGAGCGCGGTGGAAGCGGACGGCGGTTGGCTCAACCGCGACACGGCGGAGCGCTTCGCCGACTACGTGGCACTCGTCGCTGACCGCCTCGGCGACCGGGTGCCGCAGTGGTACACGCTCAACGAACCGGCGATGACGACTCTGCAGGGCTACGCGACCGGGGCGCTCGCTCCGGGGAAGCAGCTTCTCTTCGGCGCCCTGCCGACCGTGCACCACCAGCTGCTCGCGCACGGCCGGGCAGCTGAGGTGCTGCAAGGTCGCGGTGCCCGTCGGGTCGGGCTGGTGAACAACCACACATGGGTGCTGCCGCTGCACGATACCGACCAGGATCGTGCGGTCGCCGCGGTGTACGACACGATCCACAACCGGATCTTCAGTGAGCCGCTTCTCGACGGTTCCTATCCCGATCTCGAGGCGCTGGGACTTCCGGCCATGCCGGTGCGATCCGGCGACCTGGAACTCATCGGCGGATCGATCGATTTCTACGGAGTGAACTTCTACAACCCGACAACGGTCACGGCGGCGAACGGTGAGAGCCCGATCCCGTTCGACATCGTGCCGACGCCCGGGGTGCCCGTCACCGGCTTCGGGCCGGAGTGGCCGATCATGCCGGAGGCGCTGCGCGATCTCCTCATCGACCTCCACCGCCGGCATCCGCAGCTTCCGCCGGTGATCATCGGGGAGAACGGTGCATCCTTCCCCGAGCCGGAGAGTGCAGGGCGCGTCGAGGACGCCGACCGGATCGGCTACCTCACCGGGCACATCACCGCGGTCGCGGAGGCGATCGAGGCGGGAGTTCCCGTTACCGAGTACACGGTGTGGTCGCTCCTGGACAACTGGGAGTGGGCCGACGGCTACACGCAGCGGTTCGGTCTCGTGCACGTCGATTTCGCCACGGGGGAGCGCACCCGGAAAGCCTCATACGACTGGTATCGCGATTTCATCGCGGACGCCCGTGCGGGAGCATCCTCGGCTCGCGATGCGGAGGTCGCACAGTGA